The following coding sequences lie in one Cyanobacterium sp. Dongsha4 genomic window:
- a CDS encoding TIGR04282 family arsenosugar biosynthesis glycosyltransferase yields MKKNLIIFTRYPEIGKTKTRLIPAIGAEKACFFHKLMTEMTMKKAEKLKEKVDVDVSIYFAGGDQTLMKAWLGSNYNYHHQNGDDLGQKMYSAFANSFNNNFSHVVLIGTDCVDLDENILNNAFNQLDFYDLVIGKAEDGGYYLIALKQLKKELFTNIKWGSNSVFETTVGTASNLKCSIYELPTLKDIDRPEDLQYLESKIISEEK; encoded by the coding sequence ATGAAAAAAAATCTAATTATCTTCACTCGTTATCCAGAAATAGGTAAAACAAAAACCAGATTAATTCCAGCAATTGGGGCAGAAAAAGCCTGTTTTTTCCATAAGTTAATGACAGAAATGACGATGAAAAAAGCTGAAAAATTAAAAGAAAAAGTTGATGTAGATGTTAGTATTTATTTTGCTGGTGGGGATCAAACTTTGATGAAAGCATGGTTAGGAAGTAATTATAATTATCATCATCAAAATGGAGATGATTTAGGACAGAAAATGTATTCTGCTTTTGCTAACAGTTTCAACAATAATTTCTCTCATGTGGTTTTAATTGGAACTGATTGTGTTGATTTGGATGAAAACATTTTAAATAATGCTTTTAATCAACTTGATTTTTATGATTTAGTTATTGGAAAAGCAGAGGATGGTGGTTATTATTTAATTGCTTTAAAACAGCTAAAAAAAGAATTATTTACTAATATCAAATGGGGTTCTAATTCTGTTTTTGAAACTACAGTTGGGACTGCATCGAACTTAAAATGTAGCATATATGAACTACCCACTTTAAAAGACATCGATCGCCCCGAAGACTTACAATATTTAGAGAGTAAGATTATTAGTGAGGAAAAATGA
- the acpP gene encoding acyl carrier protein, giving the protein MNQEILEKVKEIVVEQLDVDADKVTPEANFVNDLDADSLDVVELVMALEEAFEIEISDEEAEKIATVGAAVEHIESKTTAAA; this is encoded by the coding sequence ATGAATCAAGAAATATTAGAAAAAGTAAAAGAAATCGTTGTTGAACAACTTGATGTTGATGCTGATAAGGTAACTCCTGAAGCTAATTTTGTTAATGATTTAGATGCTGATTCCCTTGATGTAGTGGAGTTAGTTATGGCTTTAGAAGAAGCATTTGAAATTGAAATTTCTGATGAAGAAGCGGAAAAAATTGCAACCGTTGGTGCGGCTGTTGAACATATTGAAAGCAAAACCACTGCGGCGGCTTAG
- a CDS encoding DUF3750 domain-containing protein has product MSYQVELRAAKIPYIGAIAVHYWFIIHEQVSERWEIWQTKSLVSSSWGHLHKNLMNPTRGVGNGESWQEYIWQGEEADNLQTIIRKTPQIYPYNYLYRYYPGPNSNTYIQWILDKSQIKYSLSGKGLGKNYHRFFSKYEAIALPSTFQ; this is encoded by the coding sequence ATGAGTTATCAAGTAGAATTAAGGGCGGCAAAAATTCCCTACATAGGTGCGATCGCAGTTCATTATTGGTTTATAATTCATGAACAAGTATCGGAAAGATGGGAAATTTGGCAAACTAAAAGCCTTGTTAGTAGTAGTTGGGGACATTTGCATAAAAATTTAATGAATCCTACTCGTGGGGTAGGTAACGGAGAAAGTTGGCAAGAATATATTTGGCAAGGAGAAGAAGCCGATAATTTGCAAACAATTATCCGAAAAACGCCCCAAATTTACCCTTATAATTATTTGTATCGCTACTATCCTGGTCCCAATAGCAATACTTATATTCAATGGATTTTAGATAAAAGTCAGATTAAGTATTCTTTAAGTGGTAAAGGCTTAGGAAAAAATTATCATCGTTTCTTTAGCAAATACGAGGCAATTGCTCTCCCGTCAACATTTCAATAA
- a CDS encoding GuaB3 family IMP dehydrogenase-related protein yields MSIIIGRGKSARRAYGIDEIALAPGNRTLDPSLADTRVNLGGIEREIPIIASAMDGVVDVRMAVLLSELGALGVLNLEGIQTRYEDPNPILDRIASVGKSEFVGLMQELYSEPIKPELIKQRVIEIKKQKGIAAVSFTPAGASQYGKVVAEAGADLVFIQATVVSTAHLSPESITPLDLAGFCAEMPMPVILGNCVTYDVALNLMKAGAAGVLVGIGPGAACTSRGVLGVGVPQATAVADCAAARDDFEKETGKYVPIIADGGIITGGDICKCIACGADAVMIGSPIARSEEAPGRGFHWGMATPSPVLPRGTRINVGTTGTIKEILRGPAKLDDGTHNLLGALQTSMGTLGAKNIKEMQEVEVVIAPSLLTEGKVYQKAQQLGMGK; encoded by the coding sequence GTGAGTATTATTATAGGACGTGGCAAATCCGCTCGTAGAGCGTATGGTATAGACGAAATTGCATTAGCACCTGGAAATAGAACCCTCGACCCTAGTTTAGCAGACACCCGTGTTAATTTAGGAGGTATTGAAAGAGAAATTCCTATTATTGCCAGTGCGATGGATGGCGTGGTAGATGTGAGAATGGCAGTATTACTCTCCGAATTAGGAGCTTTAGGAGTACTAAATTTAGAGGGGATTCAAACCCGTTATGAAGATCCTAACCCTATTCTCGATCGCATTGCCTCTGTTGGCAAATCAGAATTTGTGGGCTTAATGCAAGAATTATATAGTGAGCCGATTAAACCCGAATTAATCAAACAAAGAGTTATTGAAATTAAAAAACAAAAAGGTATTGCCGCCGTTAGCTTCACCCCTGCCGGTGCTAGTCAATACGGAAAAGTAGTTGCAGAAGCGGGAGCAGATTTAGTCTTCATTCAAGCAACAGTAGTTTCTACAGCCCACTTATCTCCTGAATCTATCACTCCTCTTGATTTAGCTGGTTTTTGTGCCGAAATGCCCATGCCCGTCATTCTCGGTAACTGTGTTACTTATGATGTTGCTTTAAATCTGATGAAAGCAGGTGCGGCAGGTGTTTTGGTGGGAATTGGCCCTGGTGCGGCTTGTACTTCGAGAGGAGTACTTGGTGTCGGTGTACCTCAAGCAACTGCTGTGGCTGACTGTGCCGCCGCTAGGGATGATTTTGAGAAAGAAACAGGCAAATATGTGCCAATTATTGCGGATGGTGGCATTATTACTGGGGGGGATATTTGTAAATGTATCGCCTGTGGTGCTGATGCTGTAATGATTGGTTCACCCATTGCTCGTTCAGAAGAAGCCCCGGGCCGTGGTTTCCACTGGGGTATGGCAACTCCTAGCCCTGTTCTCCCTCGTGGTACTAGAATTAATGTTGGTACTACGGGTACAATTAAAGAAATCCTTAGAGGTCCTGCAAAATTAGATGATGGTACTCATAATCTTTTAGGTGCATTACAAACCAGTATGGGTACTTTAGGGGCTAAAAATATTAAAGAAATGCAGGAAGTTGAAGTGGTAATCGCACCTTCTTTGTTAACAGAGGGTAAGGTTTATCAAAAAGCCCAACAATTAGGTATGGGTAAATAA
- a CDS encoding histidine phosphatase family protein — translation MNKKELMSSTLYLVRHGNRLDFVYPEWFNTAPRKYDPPLSEDGKIQAQQLAQRLIKEKIDYIVSSPFLRAIQTAHIVAENLDLTIKLEAGLGEWHNQDWMSYPPEIHPREELEEVYPRIDWNYSSLLTPIYPESETEMLTRMKKTGELLVNNFQGNLLLIGHSMTVLGITNGLLRENRAIKASVCSLTKIVNREGHWQLELETETSFLSEFDIKLSDGGGE, via the coding sequence ATGAATAAAAAAGAATTAATGTCCTCAACCCTTTACCTTGTCAGACACGGAAATAGATTAGATTTTGTTTATCCAGAATGGTTTAACACTGCCCCAAGAAAATATGATCCTCCCCTATCAGAAGATGGTAAGATACAAGCTCAACAATTAGCACAAAGATTAATCAAAGAGAAAATAGACTATATAGTTAGTTCTCCTTTTTTACGAGCGATTCAAACAGCACATATTGTTGCTGAAAATCTTGATTTAACCATCAAACTAGAAGCAGGGTTAGGGGAATGGCATAATCAGGATTGGATGAGTTATCCTCCAGAAATACACCCCCGTGAAGAATTAGAAGAAGTTTATCCTCGAATTGATTGGAATTATTCTAGTTTATTAACCCCAATCTATCCTGAAAGCGAAACAGAGATGTTAACAAGAATGAAAAAAACAGGGGAGTTATTAGTCAATAATTTTCAAGGTAATTTATTATTAATTGGTCATAGTATGACTGTTTTGGGAATTACTAATGGTTTACTTAGGGAAAATAGAGCCATTAAAGCCTCTGTTTGTTCTTTAACAAAGATAGTTAATCGAGAAGGTCATTGGCAACTAGAATTAGAAACTGAAACTTCTTTTTTATCTGAGTTCGATATAAAATTATCTGATGGTGGTGGGGAATAG
- the fabF gene encoding beta-ketoacyl-ACP synthase II → MTNPQLKRVVVTGLGAITPIGNNLDEYWQGLITAKNGIDKITCFDTSDYACKIAGEVRGFDPLAYMEKKEAKRMARFSQFAVAASKMALEDAQLIINDDNANDVGIVIGTGVGGLSVMEEQNEVLLTKGPGRVTPFLVPTMISNMAAGLTAIHTGAKGPNSCSVTACAAGSNSIGDAFRLVQSGYAKAMICGGTEAAITPLAMAGFASAKALSTRNDSPESASRPFDVDRDGFVMGEGCGILILEERESAIARGARIYGEMVGYGMTCDAYHMTAPVPEGLGATRAIELALKDGGLTPDQVSYINAHGTSTPANDTTETKAIKRALGDHAYKIAISSTKSMTGHLLGGSGGIEAVATVMAIASDIVPPTINLQNPDPDCDLDYVPHESRKLKVDVALSNSFGFGGHNVTLAFKKHP, encoded by the coding sequence ATGACTAATCCACAACTAAAAAGAGTCGTAGTAACTGGTTTAGGTGCTATTACTCCTATTGGTAATAATTTAGATGAATACTGGCAGGGATTAATTACTGCCAAAAATGGTATCGATAAAATTACCTGTTTTGATACTTCTGATTATGCTTGTAAAATAGCTGGTGAAGTTAGAGGTTTTGATCCTTTAGCTTACATGGAAAAAAAAGAAGCGAAACGCATGGCTCGTTTTTCTCAGTTTGCAGTGGCGGCGAGTAAAATGGCTTTAGAAGATGCCCAATTAATCATTAATGATGATAATGCTAATGATGTTGGTATTGTCATTGGTACTGGGGTTGGCGGTTTAAGTGTTATGGAAGAACAAAATGAGGTTTTATTAACTAAGGGGCCTGGGCGTGTTACTCCTTTCCTCGTACCGACTATGATTTCTAATATGGCGGCGGGTTTAACGGCTATTCATACGGGGGCTAAAGGTCCTAATTCTTGCTCTGTAACGGCTTGTGCGGCGGGTTCAAATTCCATTGGTGATGCTTTTCGTTTGGTGCAGTCTGGCTATGCTAAAGCGATGATTTGTGGTGGCACGGAGGCGGCAATTACTCCCCTTGCAATGGCTGGTTTTGCCTCGGCAAAGGCTCTCTCTACTCGTAATGATAGCCCTGAATCTGCTAGTCGCCCTTTTGATGTGGATAGAGATGGTTTTGTGATGGGAGAAGGTTGTGGTATTCTGATTCTGGAAGAAAGAGAAAGTGCGATCGCACGTGGAGCAAGAATTTATGGGGAAATGGTGGGTTATGGTATGACTTGCGATGCTTACCACATGACTGCCCCTGTGCCTGAAGGTTTAGGTGCAACTAGGGCTATTGAGTTAGCTTTAAAAGATGGTGGTTTAACTCCTGATCAGGTATCTTATATTAATGCTCATGGTACAAGTACCCCTGCTAATGATACAACGGAAACAAAGGCAATTAAAAGAGCATTGGGAGATCATGCCTATAAAATAGCCATAAGTTCTACTAAATCCATGACAGGGCATTTATTGGGTGGTTCTGGAGGTATTGAAGCTGTAGCCACTGTAATGGCGATCGCATCTGACATTGTACCTCCCACAATTAACTTACAAAATCCTGATCCAGATTGTGATTTAGACTATGTGCCTCATGAAAGCCGTAAATTAAAGGTTGATGTGGCTTTGTCTAATTCTTTTGGTTTTGGTGGACATAATGTCACCCTCGCTTTTAAAAAACACCCGTAA
- a CDS encoding TVP38/TMEM64 family protein has translation MNSIAVFLFSGSIILSANPSLAQTAINSGLNPQQWLLNALQWIDSLGVIGAIAFMLIYVIATVAFLPGSILTLGAGVVFGIFWGSIYVFIGATIGATLAFLVGRYIARGWVASKIEGNQKFRAIDEAVGREGLKIVLLTRLSPVFPFNLLNYAYGVTRVTLKDYVIASVGMFPGTIMYVYIGSLAGNLATIGTQSTSVNPVAQWSIRIIGFLATVAVTVYITKIAKKALDKSILDEV, from the coding sequence ATGAATTCGATCGCAGTTTTTCTTTTTTCTGGTAGTATAATCTTAAGTGCTAATCCTAGCCTAGCTCAGACTGCTATTAATAGTGGTCTTAATCCTCAACAATGGTTACTTAATGCTCTACAATGGATTGACAGTCTTGGGGTAATAGGTGCGATCGCATTTATGCTTATTTATGTAATTGCCACAGTTGCCTTTTTACCCGGCTCAATTTTAACACTCGGTGCGGGAGTGGTTTTTGGCATTTTTTGGGGCTCAATTTACGTTTTTATTGGTGCTACCATTGGGGCGACTTTAGCATTTTTAGTGGGAAGATATATTGCACGGGGATGGGTTGCTAGTAAAATCGAAGGAAATCAAAAATTTAGGGCTATAGATGAAGCAGTAGGCAGAGAGGGTTTAAAAATAGTTTTGTTAACCCGTCTTTCTCCAGTTTTTCCCTTTAATTTACTTAATTATGCCTATGGAGTCACAAGAGTTACTCTCAAGGATTATGTTATTGCCTCTGTGGGAATGTTTCCAGGTACGATAATGTATGTTTATATCGGCTCACTAGCAGGTAATTTAGCCACCATCGGCACACAAAGCACATCTGTTAATCCCGTCGCTCAATGGAGTATTAGAATTATTGGTTTTCTTGCCACTGTTGCTGTCACCGTGTATATAACCAAGATTGCCAAAAAAGCCCTCGATAAGTCAATTTTAGATGAAGTTTAG
- a CDS encoding DUF2237 family protein, which produces MTNSRNVYGKPLKTCCTSPMTGFYRSGCCDTGLEDRGLHTVCAQVTEEFLLYSKKQGNDLITPVPMFNFPGLKAGDKWCLCVSRWVEALKAGFAPPIILEATHEKTLEFVPLEILQEYSID; this is translated from the coding sequence ATGACTAACTCCAGAAACGTCTATGGAAAACCTTTAAAAACTTGTTGCACATCACCGATGACAGGATTTTATCGTAGTGGTTGTTGCGACACAGGATTGGAAGATAGAGGTTTGCATACCGTGTGTGCACAGGTAACAGAAGAATTTTTGCTTTATAGCAAGAAACAAGGTAATGATTTAATTACCCCCGTGCCGATGTTTAATTTTCCCGGTTTAAAAGCAGGGGATAAATGGTGTTTGTGTGTTAGTCGTTGGGTAGAAGCCTTAAAAGCAGGATTTGCACCCCCGATTATCCTTGAGGCTACCCATGAAAAAACCCTTGAGTTTGTTCCATTGGAAATATTACAGGAATACTCTATAGATTAA
- the hypE gene encoding hydrogenase expression/formation protein HypE: protein MSNQTNFSLNCPLPITKYPHILMAHGGGGKLMRQLIDNMLLPVFSSNNSVEHDSAVLNLASHKIAFTTDSYVVNPLFFPGGNIGSMAVYGTVNDLAMAGAKPLYLSLSFILEEGLSLATFWEVIKSIKQASEISQVKIVTGDTKVVEKGKGDGIFINTSGVGIIEHNLTINPLQIQEGDVIILSGDIGRHGIAIMALREELEFETTIESDCAPLNHLVLKLINSGIKIHCLRDITRGGLASVLNEIAIDNDSEIIIQESFIPVQEEVKGACEILGFDPLYIANEGRFVAFIPENEAEKALSIFKQENDFATIIGKVEKKEKGRVILENKLGSKRVIEMLTGEQLPRIC from the coding sequence GTGAGTAATCAAACAAATTTTTCCTTAAACTGTCCTTTACCTATCACTAAATACCCTCATATTTTAATGGCTCATGGGGGGGGAGGAAAGTTGATGAGACAGTTAATTGATAATATGTTATTACCTGTTTTTTCTAGCAATAATTCTGTAGAACATGATTCCGCAGTTTTAAATTTAGCCAGTCATAAAATAGCTTTTACAACGGATTCATATGTAGTCAATCCTCTGTTTTTCCCCGGGGGAAACATTGGCTCAATGGCAGTTTATGGCACGGTAAATGATTTAGCAATGGCGGGAGCAAAACCTCTTTATTTAAGCCTTAGTTTTATCTTGGAAGAGGGATTATCTTTGGCTACTTTTTGGGAGGTAATAAAATCTATCAAACAAGCCTCTGAAATTAGTCAGGTAAAGATTGTTACAGGAGATACAAAAGTAGTTGAAAAAGGAAAAGGAGATGGAATATTTATCAATACCAGTGGAGTTGGTATTATTGAGCATAATTTAACAATTAATCCTCTACAAATTCAAGAAGGAGACGTTATTATTTTGAGTGGTGATATTGGCAGACATGGCATTGCAATTATGGCACTAAGAGAGGAATTAGAGTTTGAAACAACTATTGAAAGTGATTGCGCCCCATTAAATCATTTAGTTTTAAAGTTAATCAATTCAGGCATCAAAATTCACTGTTTAAGGGATATAACCAGAGGAGGATTAGCTAGTGTTTTGAATGAAATCGCTATAGATAATGACTCAGAAATAATTATTCAAGAGAGTTTTATTCCTGTTCAAGAAGAAGTAAAAGGTGCTTGTGAAATTCTGGGTTTTGATCCTTTATATATTGCTAATGAAGGAAGATTTGTCGCTTTTATTCCTGAAAATGAAGCAGAAAAAGCACTGTCTATTTTTAAGCAAGAAAATGATTTTGCTACTATTATTGGAAAGGTTGAAAAAAAAGAAAAGGGAAGGGTCATTTTAGAAAATAAATTGGGGTCAAAAAGAGTTATTGAAATGTTGACGGGAGAGCAATTGCCTCGTATTTGCTAA
- a CDS encoding transaldolase — MTNLLDQLKQYTTVVADTGDIQAIETFTPQDATTNPSLITAAAQMIDYQSIVDDTLTEARKELGADAKVDEVVKLAIDWLAVAFGRKILDIVPGRVSTEVDARLSYDTEATIEKARYLISQYEKAGISRERILIKIASTWEGIRAAEVLEKEGIHCNLTLLFGFHQAVACAEAGVTLISPFVGRILDWYKKETGREDFPGAEDPGVQSVTEIYNYYKKFGYKTEVMGASFRNISEICELAGCDLLTISPKLLEQLQNTEEELPLKLSVEKAQKMNIEKITVDKATFDKMHSEDRMANEKLDEGIKGFTKALETLEQLLASRLARLEGEETLAHAVDDIFHVYDLDGDGFITREEWAGADVVFDALDANHDGKITPEEMASGLGAVVYLAKAS, encoded by the coding sequence ATGACTAACTTATTAGATCAATTAAAACAATACACCACCGTTGTGGCGGATACAGGAGATATTCAAGCCATTGAAACCTTTACCCCTCAAGATGCTACGACAAATCCATCTCTGATTACCGCCGCCGCTCAAATGATTGATTATCAAAGTATTGTAGATGATACCCTCACTGAAGCGAGAAAGGAATTGGGGGCAGATGCGAAGGTTGATGAAGTGGTTAAATTAGCCATTGATTGGTTAGCGGTTGCCTTTGGTAGAAAAATTCTTGATATTGTGCCGGGGAGGGTTTCCACTGAAGTTGATGCCCGTTTATCTTATGATACTGAAGCTACGATCGAAAAAGCTCGTTATTTAATCTCCCAATATGAAAAAGCAGGTATCAGTAGGGAGCGTATTTTAATCAAAATTGCATCTACATGGGAAGGAATTAGAGCCGCCGAAGTTCTTGAGAAAGAAGGAATACACTGTAATTTAACTCTTTTATTTGGTTTCCATCAAGCCGTAGCCTGTGCCGAAGCGGGAGTTACTTTAATTTCTCCGTTTGTGGGTAGAATCCTTGATTGGTACAAAAAAGAAACGGGTAGAGAGGATTTTCCCGGAGCAGAAGACCCCGGGGTACAATCTGTTACAGAAATCTACAATTATTATAAAAAGTTTGGTTATAAAACAGAGGTAATGGGAGCTAGTTTCCGTAATATTAGCGAAATTTGTGAGTTAGCTGGATGTGATTTATTAACCATTTCTCCTAAACTATTAGAGCAATTACAAAACACAGAAGAAGAATTACCCCTCAAGTTGTCTGTAGAAAAAGCACAAAAAATGAATATTGAAAAAATTACTGTGGACAAAGCGACTTTTGATAAAATGCACAGTGAGGACAGGATGGCAAATGAAAAGTTAGACGAGGGCATAAAAGGTTTTACAAAGGCTTTGGAAACTTTGGAGCAATTATTAGCTAGTCGTTTAGCTAGATTAGAAGGAGAAGAAACCCTAGCCCATGCAGTAGATGATATTTTCCATGTCTATGATTTAGATGGAGATGGTTTTATTACCCGTGAAGAATGGGCAGGCGCGGATGTGGTTTTTGATGCCCTTGATGCCAACCATGATGGTAAAATTACTCCTGAAGAAATGGCTTCTGGTTTAGGGGCTGTGGTTTATTTAGCTAAAGCTAGTTAA
- a CDS encoding mercuric reductase, whose translation MNSKITEILPSDQYNQQLISLVHPHDWINPKPQKQYDLIVIGAGTAGLVVAAGAAGLDLGLKIALIEKHLMGGDCLNFGCVPSKAIIRSGKIIGDILKAEKLGIKTQEKEVDFAYVMERMRKIRASISHHDSAQRFKNLGIDVFFGSAHFFDQNTIEVEGVKLHYKKAVIATGAKPIIPNIEGINDVNFYTNETIFSLTKLPPSLAVMGGGAIGSELAQVFNRLGSQVTLLHKHDYILNKEDKQAREIIQNIFLQEGINLILNSQILKVELTENGKKIDYISNGKKKSITVSDILVSIGREPNIKELNLEKVGVEYDLKKGVKINDYLQTTNPRIFAAGDVCLGEKFTHTADAAARIVIKNTLFSPFGLGKAKFSDLIIPRVTYTDPEVAHVGKSPHQLVTEGLDFNTITILMDKVDRAITDEETEGFVKIYHQKNSDKILGATIVASHAGEMISEITLAMVNNIGLNGISKVIHSYPTQAEAIKKAADAYRRTLLTPQSRRILKLLSKLT comes from the coding sequence ATGAACAGTAAAATAACAGAAATATTGCCTTCTGACCAGTATAATCAACAATTGATTTCCCTTGTACATCCTCATGATTGGATCAACCCTAAACCCCAAAAGCAATATGATTTAATCGTTATAGGTGCTGGTACAGCAGGATTAGTAGTGGCCGCAGGAGCGGCAGGTTTAGATTTAGGCTTAAAAATAGCTTTAATTGAAAAGCATTTAATGGGAGGAGATTGTTTGAATTTTGGTTGTGTGCCTTCTAAAGCAATTATCAGATCTGGAAAAATAATTGGGGATATTTTAAAAGCAGAAAAACTGGGCATAAAAACCCAAGAAAAAGAGGTTGATTTTGCTTATGTTATGGAAAGAATGAGAAAAATAAGAGCAAGTATCAGTCATCATGATTCAGCACAAAGATTTAAAAATTTAGGTATAGATGTCTTTTTTGGTTCGGCTCATTTTTTTGATCAAAATACTATCGAAGTAGAAGGGGTAAAACTTCATTATAAAAAAGCTGTTATTGCCACTGGTGCTAAACCAATTATTCCTAATATTGAAGGTATCAACGATGTTAATTTTTATACCAATGAAACTATTTTTTCCCTAACTAAATTACCTCCTAGTTTAGCAGTTATGGGAGGAGGTGCGATCGGATCTGAATTAGCCCAAGTCTTTAATCGTCTTGGTTCACAAGTAACACTCTTACATAAACATGATTATATTCTCAATAAGGAAGATAAACAAGCAAGAGAAATTATCCAAAATATATTTCTGCAAGAAGGGATTAATTTAATTTTAAATTCACAAATATTAAAAGTAGAATTAACTGAAAATGGTAAAAAAATTGACTATATTTCTAATGGTAAAAAAAAATCAATTACGGTATCTGATATTTTAGTTTCTATTGGCAGAGAACCAAATATAAAAGAGTTAAACTTAGAAAAAGTAGGGGTAGAATATGACCTTAAAAAAGGAGTTAAAATAAACGATTATTTACAAACAACAAATCCGAGAATTTTCGCCGCAGGGGATGTATGTTTAGGAGAAAAATTTACTCATACTGCCGATGCCGCCGCCCGAATTGTCATCAAAAATACTCTCTTTTCTCCCTTTGGTTTAGGTAAAGCAAAATTCAGTGATTTGATTATTCCCAGAGTAACATATACTGATCCTGAAGTAGCTCATGTGGGAAAATCCCCTCATCAATTAGTAACAGAAGGATTAGATTTTAATACCATAACAATTTTAATGGATAAAGTCGATCGCGCCATTACCGATGAAGAAACAGAGGGATTTGTCAAAATATATCATCAAAAAAATTCGGATAAAATTTTAGGTGCAACTATTGTCGCCAGTCATGCAGGAGAAATGATTTCTGAAATTACCCTAGCAATGGTAAACAATATCGGTTTAAATGGCATATCCAAAGTTATTCATTCATATCCCACTCAGGCAGAAGCAATCAAAAAAGCCGCCGATGCTTACCGTCGCACATTATTAACCCCTCAATCCCGCCGAATACTCAAATTACTAAGCAAGTTAACTTAA
- a CDS encoding YggS family pyridoxal phosphate-dependent enzyme, protein MNQNQLVKNLDEIRNTIPISVRLVAVTKKVDVEVMKWVYEQGIKDFGENKLQEAINKQAQLQDLKDITWHFIGHLQSNKAKKAVESFAWIHSVDSLKIAQRLDFYAQQALHEKVILQQPQVCLQVKPLPDDNKYGWTIEQLWNDLPLLQELHSISVRGLMVILPLGLSPEETFSTFKSLKILQEKIRNEGYFSDKFNQLSMGMSEDYLYAIEAGSTIVRLGRIIFNDN, encoded by the coding sequence ATGAATCAGAATCAATTGGTAAAAAATTTAGATGAAATCAGAAATACTATTCCTATCTCTGTGAGATTGGTGGCAGTGACAAAAAAAGTTGATGTGGAGGTAATGAAATGGGTTTATGAGCAAGGAATTAAAGATTTCGGAGAAAATAAGTTACAAGAAGCGATTAATAAACAAGCTCAATTACAAGATTTAAAAGATATTACTTGGCATTTTATTGGGCATTTGCAGAGTAACAAGGCAAAAAAAGCGGTAGAGTCTTTTGCTTGGATTCACTCGGTGGATAGTTTGAAAATTGCTCAACGTCTTGATTTTTATGCACAACAGGCATTACATGAAAAGGTGATTCTACAGCAACCTCAAGTATGTTTGCAAGTTAAGCCATTACCTGATGATAATAAATATGGTTGGACGATAGAGCAATTGTGGAATGATTTACCTTTACTGCAAGAGTTACATTCTATTAGTGTTAGAGGTTTGATGGTTATTTTACCTTTAGGCTTGTCTCCGGAAGAAACTTTTTCTACTTTTAAATCGTTGAAAATTTTGCAGGAAAAAATTAGAAATGAGGGTTATTTTTCGGATAAATTTAATCAATTGTCTATGGGAATGTCAGAAGACTACTTATATGCGATCGAGGCTGGATCTACTATAGTTCGTTTAGGTAGAATCATATTTAATGATAATTAA
- a CDS encoding alpha/beta hydrolase encodes MDIKYIKTSRTNSKYGLSSMQLLFRRCLGVVAFSSAMLGLVFPVNASEKVILKYGMWQESLPVSDMTVFCDTGEISTTLSYYIRLSNQSSDRINNVLCKPISVNGVTLSKMLNNPVGGFILDLFGEVITTPSKKASRESLRGALVTSALKNNDISIIEVLNNYPTNEVHLNGDRLVEFYRQVEDVLKIIPVNL; translated from the coding sequence ATGGACATAAAATATATCAAAACATCTCGCACTAATAGCAAATATGGATTATCTTCAATGCAACTGCTTTTCCGTCGTTGTTTGGGGGTTGTTGCTTTTTCTTCTGCCATGTTAGGGCTTGTTTTCCCTGTAAATGCCTCAGAAAAAGTTATCCTTAAATATGGGATGTGGCAAGAATCTCTCCCTGTTTCCGATATGACGGTTTTCTGTGATACTGGGGAAATTTCTACTACTTTAAGTTATTATATCCGTTTATCGAATCAAAGTTCCGATCGCATCAATAATGTTTTATGTAAACCGATTTCGGTTAATGGGGTAACTCTTTCTAAAATGCTCAATAATCCTGTGGGTGGTTTTATTTTAGATTTATTTGGTGAGGTGATTACTACCCCTAGTAAAAAAGCCAGTCGAGAATCTTTGAGGGGAGCTTTAGTTACTTCTGCCCTAAAAAATAATGATATTAGTATTATAGAGGTATTAAATAATTATCCTACTAATGAAGTACACCTGAACGGCGATCGCCTTGTGGAATTTTACCGTCAGGTAGAAGATGTTTTAAAAATAATTCCTGTTAATCTATAG